In the genome of Colwellia sp. PAMC 21821, the window CAACAATACCGCCACTACATACTTTCATACCAGAACTTCGTACATTGGTTAAAGTGTCTAATCTATCTTGATAAGTACGAGTGGTGATAATTTGATTATAATGCTCTGGCGAAGTATCTAAATTATGGTTGTAATAGTCTAAACCGGCACCTTGCAGTTCATCCGCTTGATCCGCAGATAACATCCCTAATGTCATACAGGTTTCTAGCCCTAAAGCTTTAACACCTTTAACCATTTCCACTACTGCAGGCATATCTCTTGCTTTAGGGTTACGCCATCCAGCGCCCATACAAAAACGAGTTGAACCTTGATCTTTAGCCACTTGCGCTGCTTCAAGCACTTTTTGAACTTCCATCAAACGTTCTTTATCGATGTCAGTTTTATAGCGTGAGCTTTGCGAGCAGTATTTACAATCTTCAGGGCATGCGCCAGTTTTAATTGATAATAAAGTGCTGACTTGGACTTCATTTGGATTAAAGTTTGCTCGGTGAATAACTTGCGCCTTAAACATCAAATCATTAAATGGCATGTCAAACAATGCTTTAACTTCTTCTGCTTGCCAGTTATGGCGAGCTTCACTGCTACTTTGGTTGATATTATTAGCGGCAGTAGTAGACCTAGATTCACTTACTGCTGATGTTTGTTGTGTCATAGTTATTCACTCGTTTTGAAATTGCATCTAGTATTATTAACGGGTAGTCTATGCGTCAACTGCAAGATGTCAACTAATTTACTTAACCAAGCCTTACATATGAACAAAAAACAAACAGAAAGTCTAGAATTTGATAAAAACCATGTATGGCATCCCTATACTTCGATGTCTAAGCCATTACCATCCTATTTGGTAGAGTCTGCCGAAGGCGTCTATATTAACTTGGCGAGTGGCGAGAAACTTGTTGATGGCATGTCATCTTGGTGGTCTGTACTGCACGGTTATAATCATCCTGAATTAAATCAGGCGTTAATTAAGCAAACCGAAAAATTTGCTCATGTTATGTTTGGTGGTTTAACACACGAACCTGCCATTACCCTCGCCCAAACATTAATTGAGCTTACGCCTAAAGGCTTAAATAAAGTATTTTTGAGTGACAGTGGCTCAGTGTCAGTTGAAGTGGCGTTAAAAATGTCACTACAGTACTGGCACAGTAAAAATAAGCCTGAAAAGCATAAAATCCTGACCGTAAGAAATGGTTATCATGGTGATACATTTGCTGCTATGTCGGTATGCGACCCAGTTAATGGCATGCATCAGTTGTTTGAACCTGTTTTAATGAAAAATTTATTCGCTCCAGCGCCTAAAACCACTTTTGATCAAGCATGGGATGCGTCTGACGTTGATGAATTATCGGCAATGTTTGCTAAACATCATCAGGAAATAGCCGCATTTATTATAGAACCTATAGTACAAGGTGCTGGAGGTATGCGCTTGTATCACCCTAATTATTTAAAAACCTGCCGAGC includes:
- the bioA gene encoding adenosylmethionine--8-amino-7-oxononanoate transaminase, with the translated sequence MNKKQTESLEFDKNHVWHPYTSMSKPLPSYLVESAEGVYINLASGEKLVDGMSSWWSVLHGYNHPELNQALIKQTEKFAHVMFGGLTHEPAITLAQTLIELTPKGLNKVFLSDSGSVSVEVALKMSLQYWHSKNKPEKHKILTVRNGYHGDTFAAMSVCDPVNGMHQLFEPVLMKNLFAPAPKTTFDQAWDASDVDELSAMFAKHHQEIAAFIIEPIVQGAGGMRLYHPNYLKTCRALCNQYNVLLIADEIATGLGRTGKLFACEWADISPDIICLGKTLTGGYMTLAATLCTDEIANSISDGEAGCFMHGPTFMGNPLACAVANASLKILKRNEWQKQIADIECILKDELMPLIDHPRVADIRVLGGIGVVEATEYVEMAVIQKRFVELGVWIRPFGQLIYIMPPFISNKAQLSLLIKAISTVLDEDNCYKRD
- the bioB gene encoding biotin synthase BioB produces the protein MPFNDLMFKAQVIHRANFNPNEVQVSTLLSIKTGACPEDCKYCSQSSRYKTDIDKERLMEVQKVLEAAQVAKDQGSTRFCMGAGWRNPKARDMPAVVEMVKGVKALGLETCMTLGMLSADQADELQGAGLDYYNHNLDTSPEHYNQIITTRTYQDRLDTLTNVRSSGMKVCSGGIVGLGEESKDRASLLAQLANLSPQPESVPINMLVKIEGTPLSDVDDLDHFEFIRCIAVARIMMPKSHVRLSAGRDAMNEQMQAMCFLAGANSIFYGCKLLTTGNPEANKDMMLFDRLGINTETIASSEVDEAKIKTAVVDQQNSDLFYNAVN